The Henckelia pumila isolate YLH828 chromosome 2, ASM3356847v2, whole genome shotgun sequence genome includes a window with the following:
- the LOC140880586 gene encoding ACT domain-containing protein ACR4-like isoform X2 produces MDDEYEKFIRRMNPPRVVIDNESSKNVTVIQVDSANKHGILLEVVQVLTDLNLVITKAYICSDGGWFMDVFNVTDHDGNKVTDEGILDYIHKSLGPDSCFASSMRRSVGVTTGMDHTSIELIGSDRPGLLSEVSAVLTHLKCNVVNAEVWTHNTRAAAVMQVTDEENGGSITDPERLTMIKHLLCNVLKGSNKSREAKTVVSHGLTHTERRLHQMMFADRDYERMGEDSVDEKERPNVNVINWHDKDYSVVTIRCKDRPKLLFDIVCTLTDMQYVVFHGNVDAEQPEAYQEYCIRHIDGSPVKSEAERQRVVQCLEAAIERRVSEGLKLELCTTDRVGLLSDVTRIFRENSLSVTRAEVTTRAGKAVNTFYVRCASGHPVDPKIIDSIRQTIGQTILRVKDSPQEINQESPTRFLFGGLFKSRSFCNFGLVRSYS; encoded by the exons ATGGATGATGAATACGAGAAGTTTATCAGGAGAATGAACCCTCCCAg AGTTGTAATTGATAATGAATCTTCCAAGAATGTTACTGTCATTCAG GTGGACAGTGCAAACAAACATGGAATTCTTCTTGAAGTTGTACAAGTActtactgatctcaatcttgtCATTACCAAAGCTTATATTTGTTCCGATGGAGGCTGGTTCATGGATG TTTTCAATGTCACTGACCATGACGGAAACAAGGTAACCGATGAAGGGATTCTTGATTACATTCATAAG TCGCTTGGCCCGGATTCGTGCTTCGCATCTTCGATGAGAAGATCCGTTGGGGTGACCACGGGTATGGACCACACATCTATCGAGTTAATCGGAAGTGATAGGCCAGGATTACTTTCTGAAGTTAGCGCCGTACTTACCCACCTCAAATGCAATGTGGTGAATGCTGAGGTGTGGACTCATAATACCAGAGCCGCAGCCGTAATGCAAGTGACCGATGAAGAAAATGGTGGTTCGATAACTGACCCCGAAAGGCTAACAATGATTAAGCACCTTTTATGTAACGTGCTCAAGGGTAGCAACAAATCGAGGGAAGCCAAGACAGTGGTCTCTCACGGGTTAACTCACACTGAGAGAAGGCTTCACCAGATGATGTTTGCTGACCGAGATTACGAACGGATGGGCGAGGATTCAGTCGATGAAAAAGAAAGGCCAAACGTGAATGTTATCAATTGGCATGATAAAGATTACTCGGTGGTTACCATCCGATGCAAGGATAGGCCGAAACTTCTCTTCGATATAGTGTGCACTTTGACCGACATGCAATATGTGGTATTTCATGGAAATGTTGATGCGGAACAACCAGAAGCATATCAG GAATACTGTATAAGGCATATCGATGGATCCCCTGTAAAATCCGAGGCAGAGAGGCAAAGGGTTGTTCAATGTCTGGAAGCAGCAATAGAGAGAAGAGTATCTGAA GGCTTGAAGTTAGAACTATGCACGACTGATAGAGTTGGGCTCCTATCTGACGTGACTCGAATCTTCCGTGAAAACAGCCTAAGCGTAACCCGAGCAGAAGTGACAACAAGAGCAGGCAAAGCTGTGAATACATTCTACGTCCGTTGCGCATCAGGGCATCCAGTTGATCCCAAGATAATAGATTCCATCCGGCAAACGATAGGACAAACCATACTCCGCGTAAAAGATTCTCCTCAAGAGATAAATCAAGAATCTCCAACAAGGTTCCTCTTTGGTGGCCTTTTCAAGTCCAGATCGTTCTGTAACTTCGGCTTGGTGAGATCCTACTCGTGA
- the LOC140883308 gene encoding D-aminoacyl-tRNA deacylase, translating to MVSLVVATTSDPASINPAKALLAMPGWQPGPTLEGGIRSFKNGDCVRVLEHDKRIILEDDLDLRWESATGETVEEIMFLSKHVAASTRPALTIHPIGVPHLKEGDVLPQGGRRGWAAPPSPRMGPWLILLKKIAESHNLLPEFEITFEATHHGPISTRPTMFIEIGSTEEYWGRQDAARVVALLIWEGLGLGEHAPVGTWSSKNEKNKVLLGIGGGHYVPRHMDVILKERVWVGHLLSGYSLPMDDPGPSNAKTTAESIGGTWKEAIKVAFDATEAAFPGGEILAHLDHKSFKSWQKNAIVDFLGKQSIKVGKPADFH from the exons ATGGTGAGTTTAGTGGTGGCGACCACATCCGATCCGGCGTCGATCAACCCAGCCAAGGCCCTATTGGCCATGCCGGGGTGGCAGCCGGGACCCACCTTGGAAGGGGGCATCAGGAGCTTCAAGAATGGCGATTGCGTGCGGGTATTGGAACACGACAAGAGAATTATACTGGAAGATGATCTGGATCTCCGGTGGGAATCCGCCACCGGAGAGACGGTGGAAGAAATCATGTTTCTCTCCAAACACGTCGCCGCTTCCACCCGCCCCGCCCTCACCATCCACCCCATAG GGGTACCACATTTAAAGGAAGGGGATGTTCTACCGCAAGGTGGAAGACGGGGATGGGCAGCGCCGCCATCTCCCCGGATGGGACCTTGGCTGATTCTCTTGAAGAAGATTGCTGAATCCCATAATTTGTTACCTGAATTTGAG ATAACATTCGAGGCAACTCATCACGGGCCTATTTCAACTAGGCCAACCATGTTCATTGAGATCG GTAGTACAGAAGAGTACTGGGGAAGACAGGATGCTGCTCGTGTTGTAGCTCTA TTAATTTGGGAAGGACTAGGTCTTGGAGAACATGCTCCTGTTGGAACCTGGAGCAG taaaaatgaaaagaatAAAGTACTACTAGGGATTGGAGGAGGGCATTATGTACCGCGGCACATGGATGTAATACT GAAGGAGAGAGTTTGGGTTGGCCATCTTCTTTCTGGATATTCATTGCCAATGGACGATCCGGGGCCGTCAAATGCAAAAACAACTGCAGAGAGTATTGGAGGGACATGGAAAGAAGCCATTAAAGTtgcttttgatgccactgaagCAGCTTTCCCCGGTGGAGAAATTCTAGCTCACCTTGATCACAA GAGTTTCAAGAGTTGGCAAAAGAATGCCATTGTGGATTTTCTTGGAAAACAGAGTATAAAAGTTGGGAAACCAGCTGACTTCCATTGA
- the LOC140880586 gene encoding ACT domain-containing protein ACR4-like isoform X1 encodes MEATVSYSGSMDDEYEKFIRRMNPPRVVIDNESSKNVTVIQVDSANKHGILLEVVQVLTDLNLVITKAYICSDGGWFMDVFNVTDHDGNKVTDEGILDYIHKSLGPDSCFASSMRRSVGVTTGMDHTSIELIGSDRPGLLSEVSAVLTHLKCNVVNAEVWTHNTRAAAVMQVTDEENGGSITDPERLTMIKHLLCNVLKGSNKSREAKTVVSHGLTHTERRLHQMMFADRDYERMGEDSVDEKERPNVNVINWHDKDYSVVTIRCKDRPKLLFDIVCTLTDMQYVVFHGNVDAEQPEAYQEYCIRHIDGSPVKSEAERQRVVQCLEAAIERRVSEGLKLELCTTDRVGLLSDVTRIFRENSLSVTRAEVTTRAGKAVNTFYVRCASGHPVDPKIIDSIRQTIGQTILRVKDSPQEINQESPTRFLFGGLFKSRSFCNFGLVRSYS; translated from the exons ATGG AGGCCACAGTGAGTTATTCAGGGAGTATGGATGATGAATACGAGAAGTTTATCAGGAGAATGAACCCTCCCAg AGTTGTAATTGATAATGAATCTTCCAAGAATGTTACTGTCATTCAG GTGGACAGTGCAAACAAACATGGAATTCTTCTTGAAGTTGTACAAGTActtactgatctcaatcttgtCATTACCAAAGCTTATATTTGTTCCGATGGAGGCTGGTTCATGGATG TTTTCAATGTCACTGACCATGACGGAAACAAGGTAACCGATGAAGGGATTCTTGATTACATTCATAAG TCGCTTGGCCCGGATTCGTGCTTCGCATCTTCGATGAGAAGATCCGTTGGGGTGACCACGGGTATGGACCACACATCTATCGAGTTAATCGGAAGTGATAGGCCAGGATTACTTTCTGAAGTTAGCGCCGTACTTACCCACCTCAAATGCAATGTGGTGAATGCTGAGGTGTGGACTCATAATACCAGAGCCGCAGCCGTAATGCAAGTGACCGATGAAGAAAATGGTGGTTCGATAACTGACCCCGAAAGGCTAACAATGATTAAGCACCTTTTATGTAACGTGCTCAAGGGTAGCAACAAATCGAGGGAAGCCAAGACAGTGGTCTCTCACGGGTTAACTCACACTGAGAGAAGGCTTCACCAGATGATGTTTGCTGACCGAGATTACGAACGGATGGGCGAGGATTCAGTCGATGAAAAAGAAAGGCCAAACGTGAATGTTATCAATTGGCATGATAAAGATTACTCGGTGGTTACCATCCGATGCAAGGATAGGCCGAAACTTCTCTTCGATATAGTGTGCACTTTGACCGACATGCAATATGTGGTATTTCATGGAAATGTTGATGCGGAACAACCAGAAGCATATCAG GAATACTGTATAAGGCATATCGATGGATCCCCTGTAAAATCCGAGGCAGAGAGGCAAAGGGTTGTTCAATGTCTGGAAGCAGCAATAGAGAGAAGAGTATCTGAA GGCTTGAAGTTAGAACTATGCACGACTGATAGAGTTGGGCTCCTATCTGACGTGACTCGAATCTTCCGTGAAAACAGCCTAAGCGTAACCCGAGCAGAAGTGACAACAAGAGCAGGCAAAGCTGTGAATACATTCTACGTCCGTTGCGCATCAGGGCATCCAGTTGATCCCAAGATAATAGATTCCATCCGGCAAACGATAGGACAAACCATACTCCGCGTAAAAGATTCTCCTCAAGAGATAAATCAAGAATCTCCAACAAGGTTCCTCTTTGGTGGCCTTTTCAAGTCCAGATCGTTCTGTAACTTCGGCTTGGTGAGATCCTACTCGTGA